From Halanaeroarchaeum sulfurireducens, a single genomic window includes:
- a CDS encoding VOC family protein, producing MTDDEPVTADPPESAMHTTGTDHVTIWGSNAEDTVAFYRDLLGMPLVLRQPNLDDPSQTHLFFDTGDGRMLTFFVSDDRDADTAPQATPTGAVHHLAFRFDPDRFRTVVGALEADGRTYNEFDRGIFHSLYTRDNDGLVVELTTDVYEIPDDRRGEVLATAQRIREGEGAEYAQAEHLRRALEELDLPVVEHDLPDAATGTGMD from the coding sequence ATGACAGATGACGAGCCCGTCACCGCAGACCCGCCGGAGAGCGCCATGCACACGACCGGCACCGACCACGTGACCATCTGGGGGTCGAACGCCGAGGACACCGTTGCGTTCTACCGCGATTTACTCGGGATGCCCCTGGTCCTGCGGCAGCCGAACCTGGACGACCCCTCGCAGACGCACCTCTTTTTCGACACCGGCGACGGGCGGATGCTCACCTTTTTCGTCAGCGACGACCGCGACGCGGACACCGCCCCACAGGCCACCCCCACTGGCGCGGTCCATCACCTCGCGTTTCGATTCGATCCGGATCGGTTCCGGACGGTGGTCGGCGCACTGGAGGCGGACGGGCGGACGTACAACGAGTTCGACCGGGGGATCTTCCACTCGCTGTATACACGGGACAACGACGGGCTGGTCGTCGAGTTGACCACCGACGTCTACGAGATCCCCGACGACCGGCGCGGCGAGGTGCTCGCGACTGCTCAGCGCATCAGGGAGGGCGAGGGAGCAGAGTACGCGCAGGCTGAGCACCTCCGTCGGGCCCTCGAGGAACTCGACCTGCCGGTGGTCGAACACGACCTCCCGGACGCCGCGACGGGGACTGGAATGGACTGA